The Corynebacterium suranareeae genome window below encodes:
- a CDS encoding peptidylprolyl isomerase, whose product MTSKTATAILHTNRGDISIDLFGNHAPETVANFVGLAQGTKEYKSANAQGGSEGPFYDGAVFHRVIDGFMIQGGDPTGTGRGGPGYMFADEFHPELRFDRAYLLAMANAGPGTNGSQFFITVTPTPHLNNAHTIFGEVTDAESQKVVDAIATTATDRSDRPTDAVVIESVEIV is encoded by the coding sequence ATGACTTCTAAGACCGCAACTGCGATTCTGCACACAAATCGCGGAGATATCTCAATTGATCTCTTCGGCAACCACGCTCCAGAGACCGTAGCTAACTTCGTTGGCTTGGCTCAGGGCACCAAAGAGTACAAGTCCGCAAACGCTCAAGGTGGCAGCGAAGGTCCGTTCTACGACGGCGCTGTTTTCCACCGCGTGATCGACGGCTTCATGATCCAGGGTGGAGACCCAACCGGAACCGGCCGTGGCGGCCCAGGCTACATGTTTGCTGATGAATTCCACCCAGAGCTGCGCTTTGATCGCGCATACCTGCTGGCAATGGCAAACGCAGGCCCAGGAACCAACGGCTCCCAGTTCTTCATCACTGTGACCCCAACCCCTCACCTGAACAACGCTCACACCATCTTCGGTGAGGTCACCGATGCAGAGTCCCAGAAGGTTGTGGATGCAATTGCAACCACCGCTACTGACCGCTCTGACCGCCCAACCGATGCCGTTGTCATCGAGTCCGTAGAGATCGTCTAA
- a CDS encoding rhomboid family intramembrane serine protease, with the protein MNVERLYRQAPASTVISAVIIVVYALTAIQSRSLTNNLGASSIGDAWILYAPAMDHGFGPLRAIGGMFLHIGPGHMLLNLLLLWLFGREIERDFGSALFIAMYFVGGIGASAAVIWMDPFSPTAGASGAIYAMMSILVGLFILRGADIRAPLILIAINIAYTLSASGVSLWGHLGGLITGALITWPMIKAKTYKTQWLIVTIGLVLSIVAVFLGIARI; encoded by the coding sequence ATGAATGTAGAGCGGCTTTATCGCCAAGCACCAGCAAGCACGGTGATATCTGCGGTGATCATCGTGGTTTATGCGCTAACAGCAATACAATCGCGGTCTTTAACAAACAACCTTGGGGCAAGCAGCATCGGTGATGCATGGATTTTGTATGCACCGGCAATGGATCATGGTTTTGGTCCGCTGCGCGCTATCGGCGGCATGTTTTTGCATATTGGCCCGGGCCACATGCTGTTAAACCTCCTGCTGTTGTGGTTATTTGGCCGAGAAATTGAACGTGATTTTGGTTCAGCACTTTTTATTGCGATGTACTTTGTCGGTGGCATCGGTGCTTCCGCCGCAGTGATCTGGATGGATCCATTTTCACCTACTGCAGGAGCTTCTGGAGCCATCTACGCGATGATGTCCATTTTGGTGGGATTATTTATCCTGCGCGGTGCAGATATCCGCGCACCACTGATACTTATCGCCATTAACATTGCTTATACCTTGAGTGCTTCTGGTGTGTCTTTGTGGGGACACTTGGGTGGTTTGATCACCGGTGCACTGATTACGTGGCCAATGATCAAAGCCAAAACCTACAAAACGCAATGGCTCATTGTCACCATCGGTCTAGTTTTAAGTATTGTCGCTGTCTTTTTAGGCATTGCGCGGATATAA
- a CDS encoding helix-turn-helix domain-containing protein, which produces MFLNCHVVTITPNAVLIWVYSGRVRISIESTFELHAAQGILIPAGSEITVEYSPDALVIPIQLPTGCRPNLGVLRIPEHAHNRLMYAFAQGLGYLKESPESDAFLHELVATVPKQHSITPPKPQSAEALKASRIIIDDPITTLPIAEIARRVGLSERTLQRRFLEETGLNVGTWRTRTRLSLAVAYLSDGHTAEWAAHHVGFSGASSLAKAFRTHMGISPSQIHKLQTAHNTVPPVLGLRTGEIPENETWTRINGSHIMVWAFQGSSVVHVADRKFTVNQGEGIILPAGVRLDLHTPAGGLILPLGYQVPRAQTLGAQHVDVIQFQCSTNKLLECTISTYTPFHPHHKNPDQCFSLPFSKISTDQPPLSNDDDTLIALATDLAASRQTNVSDIRGGIAEGFAHITGIAVQRWGLVRRMTLARIQLSRGLTPGVVARNLGYAHLSAFNRAFTATHGCTPAQYQVDCVRIPTP; this is translated from the coding sequence GTGTTCCTAAACTGCCACGTTGTTACCATCACCCCCAATGCGGTCTTGATCTGGGTATATAGCGGGCGCGTACGCATCAGCATTGAATCCACATTTGAACTTCACGCCGCACAAGGCATTCTGATTCCCGCAGGCAGTGAAATAACTGTGGAATACTCCCCCGATGCGTTAGTGATTCCGATTCAATTACCCACGGGCTGCAGACCTAACCTTGGGGTGTTGCGCATTCCAGAACATGCCCACAACCGGCTGATGTACGCCTTTGCGCAAGGTCTTGGATATTTGAAAGAAAGCCCTGAATCAGATGCTTTCCTTCATGAGCTAGTGGCCACTGTTCCTAAGCAACACAGCATCACTCCCCCAAAGCCTCAATCAGCTGAAGCATTAAAAGCAAGCCGGATTATCATCGATGATCCCATAACTACCCTGCCTATTGCCGAGATTGCACGACGGGTTGGGTTAAGCGAACGCACACTTCAACGGCGTTTTTTGGAAGAAACAGGACTAAATGTCGGCACCTGGAGAACCCGCACGCGACTTAGTTTGGCGGTGGCGTACCTTTCCGATGGACACACTGCAGAATGGGCAGCGCACCATGTGGGATTTTCCGGAGCAAGCAGTTTGGCCAAAGCATTTCGAACCCACATGGGCATTTCTCCCAGCCAGATTCATAAGCTACAAACTGCGCACAACACTGTCCCACCTGTACTGGGGCTCAGGACAGGTGAGATTCCAGAAAATGAAACCTGGACACGGATTAATGGTTCACACATTATGGTGTGGGCTTTTCAAGGAAGTTCGGTTGTTCACGTAGCCGATAGGAAATTCACCGTTAATCAAGGTGAGGGCATCATTCTTCCTGCTGGCGTTCGCCTTGACCTACACACTCCAGCAGGTGGGTTGATTCTGCCACTGGGGTACCAAGTTCCACGTGCACAAACACTTGGTGCACAACACGTAGATGTCATTCAGTTCCAATGCTCCACCAATAAGCTTTTGGAATGCACTATTTCCACCTACACTCCGTTCCACCCGCATCATAAAAACCCAGATCAGTGCTTCTCGCTTCCTTTTAGCAAGATTTCCACAGATCAACCCCCTCTCAGTAACGATGACGACACCCTAATCGCTTTGGCCACTGATCTAGCTGCATCACGTCAAACAAATGTTTCCGATATTCGAGGTGGAATTGCTGAAGGGTTTGCCCACATCACTGGCATTGCTGTGCAGCGGTGGGGATTAGTCCGAAGGATGACGCTTGCCCGCATCCAATTGAGTCGAGGGTTAACTCCGGGGGTAGTCGCACGGAATCTCGGCTACGCCCATTTATCCGCTTTCAACCGTGCTTTCACCGCCACGCATGGTTGCACTCCGGCGCAGTATCAAGTTGATTGCGTACGCATCCCCACCCCATAA
- the fepB gene encoding Fe2+-enterobactin ABC transporter substrate-binding protein, whose translation MSRTLKLLAIGMIALLATGCSQSVSEEAESTTTTDGQWPRTITHEAGETTIPEQPLRIVSTSPSITGTLLAVDAPVVGTASALVTSLADDKGFFTQWADVADERGVEVVYSNLEIDLDAIDSFEPDLIIGAISGGDSVAAEYDQLSDIAPTVLLNYAEPSWQELTETVAEITGHEDDAQQILAEYDEFVSEQASLISLPEQPVTVLSYMGADGGWVLDADSQQGLLLDSIGFDYVGVAPEFASQSNNGVSQVSPENLPAALEQSQTLFLMPTGGPTPIEEFTGNALLANLPAVKNQRVFDLGDQSFRLDYYSARSTVEHVVSLFK comes from the coding sequence ATGTCTCGAACTTTAAAACTGCTCGCCATCGGCATGATTGCCCTGCTTGCCACTGGATGTTCCCAATCCGTTTCTGAAGAAGCGGAGTCAACAACCACAACAGATGGGCAATGGCCCAGAACCATCACCCATGAAGCTGGTGAAACAACTATTCCCGAACAACCACTACGCATTGTTTCTACCTCACCATCGATCACCGGCACCTTGCTGGCTGTGGATGCGCCAGTGGTGGGTACAGCCTCAGCACTAGTGACATCACTTGCTGATGACAAGGGCTTTTTCACCCAATGGGCAGATGTTGCCGATGAGCGTGGGGTAGAGGTTGTGTATTCCAATTTGGAAATTGACCTTGATGCCATCGATTCCTTTGAGCCTGATTTGATCATTGGAGCTATTTCAGGTGGAGATAGCGTGGCAGCTGAATATGATCAGCTCAGCGATATCGCCCCAACCGTTTTGCTCAACTACGCAGAACCATCCTGGCAAGAACTGACTGAAACGGTTGCGGAAATCACTGGACATGAAGATGATGCGCAGCAGATCCTTGCTGAATACGATGAGTTTGTATCTGAACAGGCATCATTGATCTCATTGCCAGAGCAACCAGTAACAGTGCTGTCCTATATGGGTGCAGATGGTGGTTGGGTCCTCGATGCTGACAGCCAGCAAGGATTGCTTCTAGACAGCATTGGTTTTGATTATGTGGGTGTGGCACCGGAGTTTGCCTCCCAATCAAATAACGGCGTATCGCAGGTATCTCCAGAAAACCTCCCGGCAGCATTGGAACAGTCACAAACACTGTTCCTTATGCCCACCGGAGGACCCACACCAATCGAAGAATTCACCGGAAATGCGCTGCTAGCCAACTTGCCTGCTGTGAAAAACCAACGGGTATTTGACCTAGGTGATCAGTCTTTCCGCCTGGATTATTACAGTGCTCGTTCCACAGTAGAGCACGTGGTCAGTCTTTTTAAGTGA
- a CDS encoding FecCD family ABC transporter permease: protein MNRLYMVIFGSLALMIVSIFVGLWFGSASVSPGEVFKAFVQFDPTNNDHLIIRHSRVPRILLGVIVGIALGLAGAIMQSLTRNPLADPGILGINAGASAAVVIAIAYFGMTDVSSYLWWAFIGAALAAVVVYMLGGVSKNGASPARLALAGAALAMAIGALTSMVLVSNESAFNQFRYWTVGSLQGRDLDVITAVVPFIVVGVVVSLLLIRSLNAIALGEDSARGLGANIPLIRVGSFLAVVLLAGAATAAAGPIAFIGLAAPHIVRLIVGPDNRKLIPGVLFLSPALLIMADSIGKTAAAPGELQTGIAAAVLGAPVFIALVRSKKVTAL, encoded by the coding sequence GTGAACCGTCTATACATGGTGATCTTTGGATCACTCGCACTGATGATTGTTTCCATTTTTGTTGGCCTGTGGTTTGGGTCAGCGTCAGTGAGTCCTGGTGAGGTGTTCAAGGCGTTTGTGCAGTTTGATCCCACCAACAATGACCATCTCATCATCAGACATTCACGAGTCCCTCGGATTTTATTAGGCGTCATCGTGGGTATCGCTTTGGGATTAGCCGGTGCCATCATGCAGTCGCTGACCAGAAACCCTTTGGCTGATCCTGGAATTTTGGGAATCAACGCTGGTGCCTCAGCCGCAGTGGTGATCGCGATCGCATATTTTGGCATGACTGATGTTTCTAGCTATCTGTGGTGGGCTTTTATCGGTGCCGCGTTGGCAGCAGTAGTGGTGTACATGTTGGGTGGGGTGTCTAAAAATGGTGCTTCACCTGCACGTCTAGCTTTGGCTGGAGCTGCATTAGCCATGGCAATTGGAGCGTTGACCTCAATGGTGTTGGTGAGTAACGAATCTGCGTTTAATCAATTTAGGTATTGGACGGTTGGTTCTTTGCAGGGCAGAGATTTAGATGTCATCACTGCGGTGGTCCCATTCATCGTGGTGGGTGTGGTGGTGTCGTTGCTGCTTATTAGGTCACTAAATGCCATTGCCTTAGGTGAGGATTCCGCACGTGGATTAGGGGCAAATATTCCTTTGATTCGAGTGGGTTCGTTCCTGGCTGTGGTGTTGTTGGCAGGTGCTGCTACTGCTGCTGCAGGTCCCATTGCGTTTATTGGTCTGGCAGCTCCACACATTGTTCGATTGATCGTGGGTCCTGATAATCGAAAGCTGATTCCAGGCGTGCTGTTTTTATCGCCAGCACTGTTAATCATGGCGGATTCCATAGGAAAAACAGCAGCAGCACCAGGTGAATTACAAACTGGCATCGCAGCTGCAGTTCTTGGTGCACCGGTATTTATCGCTTTGGTGAGATCGAAAAAGGTGACGGCTCTGTGA